A region of Cryptococcus decagattii chromosome 3, complete sequence DNA encodes the following proteins:
- a CDS encoding glutamine synthetase encodes MSQLIATKRVDLLAPYLALDQGSRVQAEYIWIDGDGGIRSKTMTLENSPSSVADLKEWNFDGSSTNQAPGDNSDVFLRPVAIFKDPFRGGANILVLCECYDNDGTPNKSNYRAHCKKVMDAAKDTEPWFGLEQEYTLFDADGQVFGWPKNGFPGPQGPYYCGVGAGKVFARDFIEAHYRACLYAGVKISGINAEVMPSQWEFQVGPCLGIEMGDHLWMARFLLLRIGEEWGITPSLHPKPLKGDWNGAGCHSNYSTKDMRTPGKGMAAIEDAIKRLEKKHLEHIAVYGEDNDLRLTGKHETASMTNFSAGVANRGASIRIPRHVGAQGYGYIEDRRPASNVDPYRVTAILVETTVLNN; translated from the exons ATGTCTCAACTGATTGCCACCAAGCGAGTTGATCTTCTTGCCCCCTACCTCGCCCTTGACCAGGGTTCTCGTGTTCAGGCCGAGT ATATCTGGATTGACGGTGATGGAGGCATCCGAAGTAAGACCATGACTCTTGAGAACTCTCCTTCATCCGTTGCCGACCTCAAGGAATGGAACTTCGACGGTTCTTCTACCAACCAGGCCCCCGGTGACAACTCTGATGTCTTCCTC CGTCCAGTTGCCATCTTCAAGGACCCCTTCCGAGGTGGCGCCAACATTCTCGTTCTCTGTGAATGTTACGACAACGACGGTACCCCTAACAAGTCCAACTACCGAGCTCACTGCAAGAAGGTGATGGACGCCGCCAAGGACACCGAACCTTGGTTCGGTCTCGAGCAGGAGTACACTCTCTTTGACGCCGATGGTCAAGTCTTTGGCTGGCCCAAGAACGGCTTTCCCGGTCCTCAGGGTCCTTACTACTGTGGTGTCGGTGCCGGCAAGGTGTTTGCTCGTGATTTTATCGAGGCTCACTAC AGGGCTTGTCTTTATGCCGGCGTCAAGATCTCTGGTATCAACGCCGAGGTCATGCCCTCTCAGTGGGAGTTCCAGGTTGGCCCTTGTCTCGGTATCGAGATGGGTGACCATCTCTGGATGGCCCGATTCCTCCTTCTTAGGATTGGTGAAGAGTGGGGTATCACT CCTTCCCTCCACCCTAAGCCTCTGAAGGGTGACTGGAACGGTGCTGGTTGCCACTCcaactactccaccaaGGACATGCGAACACCCGGTAAGGGTATGGCTGCCATCGAGGATGCCATCAAGAGGCTTGAAAAGAAGCACCTTGAACACATTGCTGTTTACGGTGAAGATAATGACTTGCGGTTGACCGGCAAGCATGAAACCGCCTCAATGACCAACTTCTCTGCTGGTGTTGCCAACCGGGGTGCTTCAATTCGAATCCCCAGGCATGTCGGTGCCCAGGGTTACGGTTACATTGAAGATCGTCGACCCGCCTCTAACGTTGATCCTTACCGAGTCACA GCCATCCTCGTTGAGACCACCGTTCTTAACAACTAA
- a CDS encoding 3-isopropylmalate dehydrogenase: MADKTFKITILPGDGIGPEVVAEAVRVLETIVNHSDLKLDLKSYDFGGAAIDNHGVPLPDETLNACKEADAVLMGSVGGPKWGVGPVRPEQGILKLRKELGLYANIRPANFASESLLKQSPLKEDIARGTDIIVLRELIGGIYFGERQETNDEGVAWDQCIYSKPEIERITRVAAQIALAAEPPLPITSVDKANVLATSRLWRKTVTELMAKEYPQLKLEHQLVDSAAMIMIANPKKLNGVLLTENMFGDILSDESSVIPGSLGLLPSASLAGAPDPKSTTMGLYEPIHGSAPDIAGQGIANPIGTILSAAMMLRYSLGKGKEAALIEQAVQKVLDSTESGGFDYRTKDLGGQRSTKEVGDKVVEVLKGLLGA, translated from the exons ATGGCTGACAAGAC CTTCAAGATCACTATTCTCCCTGGTGACGGTATCG GCCCCGAGGTTGTTGCCGAGGCTGTCCGAGTCCTCGAGACTATTGTCAACCACTCTGACCTCAAGCTTGATCTCAAATCTTACGACTTCGGTGGTGCCGCCATTGATAATCATGGTGTTCCCCTTCCTGACGAGACCCTCAACGCTTGTAAGGAGGCCGATGCCGTTTTGATGG GCTCGGTCGGTGGTCCTAAGTGGGGTGTTGGTCCTGTCCGTCCCGAACAGGGTATCCTCAAGCTCCGAAAGGAGCTCGGCCTTTATGCCAACATCCGTCCCGCCAACTTTGCTTCTGAGAGCTTGCTCAAGCAGTCTCCTTTGAAGGAGGACATCGCTAGGGGTACTGACATCATTGTTCTCCGTGAACTTATTGGTGGCATCT ACTTCGGTGAACGACAAGAGACCAACGATGAGGGTGTCGCCTGGGACCAATGTATTTACTCCAAGCCTGAAATTGAACGTATTACCAGAGTTGCTGCTCAAATCGCTCTGGCTGCCGAGCCTCCTCTCCCCATCACCTCAGTCGACAAGGCTAACGTCCTGGCCACTTCTCGACTCTGGCGAAAGACAGTCACTGAACTTATGGCCAAGGAGTATCCCCAGCTCAAACTTGAGCACCAGCTAGTCGATTCTGCCGCTATGATCATGATCGCCAACCCCAAAAAGCTGAACGGTGTCCTCTTGACTGAGAATATGTTTGGTGACAT TCTTTCTGACGAAAGCTCTGTCATCCCCGGCTCCCTTGGTCTCCTCCCCTCTGCGTCTCTCGCCGGTGCCCCCGACCCCAAGTCTACCACCATGGGTCTTTATGAACC TATCCACGGTTCCGCTCCCGACATTGCCGGTCAAGGTATCGCCAACCCCATCGGTACCATTCTTTCCGCCGCTATGATGCTTAGATACTCTCTCGGtaagggaaaagaagccGCCCTCATCGAACAAGCTGTGCAGAAGGTTCTTGACAGCACTGAATCCGGTGGTTTTGACTATCGAACAAAGGACTTGGGTGGCCAGAGGAGCACGAAGGAGGTCGGTGATAAGGTCGTTGAGGTGTTGAAGGGCCTTTTGGGCGCTTAA
- a CDS encoding pre-mRNA-splicing factor RSE1, which translates to MHLLNLTLSSPTNVSTAVVGSFSGSKSQEILCVRGGTKLEIFKLNATTGQLDTIVSTEAFGTIRNIAGFRLAGMTKDYILATSDSGRLSILEFVISPTPHFESLYQEVFGKSGSRRIVPGQFLAVDPKGRSCLVGSLEKTKLVYVLNRNTEGKLYPSSPLEAHKNHTLVTHVVGVDQGYDNPLYAALEIDYSESDQDPTGEAYENAQKHLTFYELDLGLNHVVRKWSEPTDRRANLLVQVPGGQNANSDRFEGPSGVLVCTEDHIIWKHMDVEAHRIPIPRRRNPLVQRGDKSRGLIIVSAVMHKIKGAFFFLLQSEDGDLYKVWIEHNGEDVVALKIKYFDTVPVANSLCILKRGYIYVASEFSDQNLYQFQSLAEDDGEQEWSSTDYPENGNIDGPLPFAFFDPQPLRNLLLVDNVPSLDPITDAHVVNLLGASSDTPQIYAACGRGARSTFRTLKHGLDVAEMVSSPLPGVPTNVWTLKLTEDDEYDSYIVLSFPNGTLVLSIGETIEEVNDTGFLSSGPTLAVQQLGNAGLLQVHPYGLRHIRAADRVDEWPAPPGQTIVAATTNQRQVVIALSTAELVYFELDPEGSLSEYQEKKALPGNATCVTIAEVPEGRRRTPFLAVGCDNQTVSIISLEPDSTLDTLSLQALTAPPTSICLAEIFDTSIDKNHATMFLNIGLMNGVLLRTVVDPVDGSLSDTRLRFLGAKPPKLVRANVQGQPSVMAFSSRTWLLYTYQDMLQIQPLIYDTLEYAWSLSAAMCPDGLIGISGNTLRIFSIPKLGEKLKQDSTPLTYTPRKFISHPFNSVFYMIEADHQTYSKGAIERIVKQKESEGRRVDTLLLDLPANEFGRIRAPAGHWASCVRVLDPLANETIMAFDLDEDEAAFSIAIAYFERGGGCKEGYLRVYAIKEQGRILEFLHKTKTDDIPLCLAGFQGFLLAGIGKSLRLYEMGKKALLRKCENNGFPTAVITINVQGARIIVGDMQESTFYCVYRSIPTRQLLIFADDSQPRWITCVTSVDYETVACGDKFGNIFINRLDPSISEKVDDDPTGATILHEKSFLMGAAHKTEMIAHYNIGSVVTSITKIPLVAGGRDVLVYTTISGAVGALVPFVSSDDIEFMSTLEMHMRTQDISLVGRDHIAYRGYYVPIKGVVDGDLCESFSLLPYPKQQAIASDLDRSVGDVLKKLEQMRTSSAF; encoded by the exons ATGcacctcctcaacctcacCCTATCTTCCCCGACAAACGTCTCCACAGCTGTCGTCGGCAGTTTTTCCGGGTCAAAAAGCCAGGAGATCCTGTGCGTCAGAGGAGGCACAAAGTTGGAGATTTTCAAGTTGAATGCCACGACCGGACAGT TGGACACTATTGTCTCTACAGAG GCGTTTGGAACGATCAGAAATATTGCAGGATTCAGATTAGCTGGTATGACGAAAG ATTACATCTTGGCGACGTCAGACTCCGGCAGATTATCAATTCTCGAATTTGTCATCTCGCCCACGCCGCATTTTGAGAGCCTGTATCAGGAGGTTTTCGGGAAGAGTGGTAGCAG ACGTATCGTCCCTGGCCAATTCTTGGCCGTTGACCCCAAAGGTAGAAGTTGTCTTGTTGGGTC CTTGGAAAA GACAAAGCTAGTGTATGTCTTGAACAGAAATACCGAAGGAAAGCTTTAtccgtcttctcctcttgAGGCCCACAAGAATCATACTCTCGTGACTCACGTAGTCGGTGTTGACCAG GGATATGACAACCCTTTGTATGCTGCTTTAGAAATTGACTACTCCGAATCCGATCAGGACCCAACAGGAGAGGCGTACGAAAATGCTCAGAAA CACTTAACATTCTACGAGTTGGATCTTGGATTGAACCACGTAGTGCGGAAATGGAGTGAACCCACAGACAGACGGGCAAATCTTCTAGTGCAAG TTCCCGGTGGCCAAAACGCCAACTCTGACAGATTTGAAGGCCCCTCAGGTGTTCTTGTCTGCACGGAGGACCACATCATCTGGAAGCACATGGATGTTGAGGCTCACAGAATACCCATCCCTAGGCGGCGAAATCCTCTTGTGCAAAGAGGTGACAAAAGTCGAGGCTTAATCATCGTTTCTGCGGTCATGCACAAAATTAAG GGtgcctttttcttcttaCTCCAGTCTGAGGATGGTGACCTGTACAAGGTCTGGATCGAGCACAACGGTGAAGATGTTGTTGCACTCAAAATCAAGTACTTTGACACCGTTCCTGTGGCAAACAGTCTTTGTATCTTGAAGAGAGGTTATATCTATGTGGCCAGCGAGTTCAGTGACCA AAACTTGTACCAGTTCCAGAGTCTTGCGGAAGATGACGGCGAGCAAGAGTGGTCATCTACCGATTATCCTGAGAATGGTAATATTGATGGacctcttccctttgcTTTCTTTGACCCGCAACCTCTTCGTaaccttctccttgttgacaatGTTCCTTCTTTGGACCCCATAACTGATGCCCACGTCGTCAACCTTCTCGGTGCCAGTTCTGACACTCCCCAAATATACGCAGCTTGTGGACGCGGTGCCAGAAGTACTTTTAGGACGTTGAAACACGGATTGGATGTTGCGGAGATGGTTAGCTCGCCACTACCCGGTGTGCCTACCAACGTCTGGACATTGAAACTGACTGAAGATG ATGAATACGATTCCTACATTGTCCTGTCTTTTCCCAACGGCACTTTAGTCCTTTCTATCGGTGAAACGATTGAAGAAGTCAACGACACTGGGTTCCTTTCTTCAGGCCCTACTCTTGCTGTTCAGCAACTTGGTAACGCCGGTCTTTTACAGGTTCACCCTTACGGTCTTCGACACATTCGAGCTGCCGACCGAGTAGATGAATGGCCTGCTCCTCCAGGACAAACCATTGTTGCTGCTACCACGAACCAGCGGCAGGTCGTGATTGCGTTGAGTACGGCCGAGTTAGTATACTTTGAGCTTGATCCCGAGGGAAGCTTGAGCGAGTaccaagagaagaaggcgttGCCAGGTAACGCCACTTGCGTGACTATTGCTGAGGTGCCTgaggggagaagaaggacaCCGTTCTTGGCTGTTGGTTGCGACAATCAAACAGTgtccatcatctctttgGAACCAGATAGCACCCTGGATACTTTGAGTCTTCAG GCCCTCACTGCTCCCCCCACTTCGATCTGTCTCGCGGAGATCTTTGACACCAGTATTGACAAAAACCATGCTACGATGTTCTTGAACATCGGTCTCATGAACGGCGTTCTGCTTCGTACCGTTGTCGACCCTGTTGACGGATCTCTCTCTGACACTCGACTTCGATTCCTCGGTGCCAAGCCTCCCAAACTTGTTCGTGCGAACGTTCAGGGTCAGCCCAGTGTTATGGCATTCTCCAGCAGAACCTGGTTGCTCTACACGTACCAGGATATGTTGCAGATCCAGCCACTTATTTACGACACTCTGGAATACGCCTGGTCGCTCTCAGCGGCTATGTGTCCTGATGGATTGATCGGTATCTCGGGTAATACATTGAG AATTTTCAGTATTCCCAAATTAGGTGAAAAACTTAAACAAGACTCCACCCCATTGACGTATACACCTCGCAAGTTCATCAGCCATCCCTTTAATTCTGTCTTTTACATGATAGAAGCGGATCACCAAACATACTCAAAGGGTGCCATTGAGAGGATTGTCAAGCAGAAGGAGTCGGAAGGTAGAAGGGTTGATACCTTATTGTTGGATCTCCCTGCCAATGAGTTTGGTCGGATTAGAGCCCCCGCCGGCCATTGGGCATCTTGTGTGCGAGTATTGGATCCTCTTGCT AACGAAACCATTATGGCCTTTGACCtcgatgaagatgaagctgCCTTTTCGATTGCTATTGCCTACTTTGAACGTGGTGGCG GATGTAAAGAGGGTTACTTGAGAGTATATGCGATTAAGGAGCAAGGGAGAATCCTTGAGTTTTTGCACAAG ACTAAAACCGATGACATACCGCTTTGCTTGGCTGGCTTTCAAGGTTTTCTGTTGGCGGGCATCGGCAAGTCTCTGAGATTATACGAGATGGGTAAAAAGGCATTGCTGAGAAAGTGTGAGAACAAT GGATTCCCCACGGCTGTCATTACCATCAACGTCCAAGGAGCCCGAATAATCGTCGGTGACATGCAAGAATCAACTTTCTACTGTGTCTATCGCTCCATTCCCACCCGACAGCTCCTCATTTTTGCCGACGATTCCCAACCCCGGTGGATCACTTGTGTCACGAGCGTCGATTATGAGACTGTTGCATGTGGTGACAAGTTCGGAAATATCTTCATCAATCGACTGGACCCAAGTATATCAGAGAAAGTGGATGACGACCCTACCGGTGCTACAATCTTGCACGAGAAGAGTTTCCTGATGGGTGCAGCACACAAGACAGAGATGATAGCGCATTATAATATTGGAAGTGTCGTCACTTC TATAACTAAAATCCCATTGGTAGCTGGTGGACGAGATGTGTTGGTCTACACCACTATCTCAGGCGCTGTTGGTGCCCTTGTTCCTTTCGTGTCTTCAGACGACATCGAATTCATGTCAACTCTCGAAATG CACATGCGAACACAAGACATATCTCTAGTTGGCCGAGACCACATTGCTTACAGGGGTTACTATGTTCCTATCAAAGGTGTTGTTGATGGGGATCTGTGTGAGAGCTTTAGTCTCTTACCTTACCCTAAGCAACAAGCAATCGCGTCAGATTTGGATAGGAGCGTGGGTGATGTTCTGaagaagcttgagcaaATGAGGACAAGCAGTGCATTTTAA